CTGCGCCCCTATGTAGAAGAGCTGCACCGCATCAGCCAATGCGCCATTTCCGCTCACCCCAATGCCGGGCTGCCCAATGAATTCGGCGGCTATGATGAAACGCCCAAGCAAATGGCGGAAGTGATCAGCGAGTGGGCCGAGGCCGGTATGCTCAATATCGTTGGTGGCTGCTGTGGTACTACCCCTGAGCATATCCGCGTTATCCGCAAGGCCATTGATCACTTTGCTCCCCGCATCGCGCCGGATATCCCGGTTGCCTGCCGCCTCTCTGGTCTGGAGCCCTGCACCATAGAAGCCAACTCCCTGTTTGTGAACGTGGGTGAGCGCACCAATGTCACCGGCTCAGCGCGCTTTTTGAAGCTCATTAAAGAAGGCATGTATGAAACCGCGCTGGAGGTCGCCCGGGATCAGGTGGAGAACGGCGCGCAAATCATCGATATCAATATGGATGAAGGCATGCTCGATGGCGTGGAGGTAATGACCACCGTCCTTAATTTGATTGCCTCTGAGCCGGATATCAGCCGGGTTCCTGTGATGATTGACTCCTCCAAATGGGAAGTGTTGGAGGCCGGCCTTAAGTGCATTCAGGGCAAGGGCATAGTCAACTCTATCTCGTTGAAAGAGGGCGAGGAGATCTTCATCAAGCAGGCCAAGCTGATTAAACGCTATGGTGCCGCTACTATTGTGATGGCCTTCGATGAGACAGGTCAGGCCGATACTCGCGAGCGCAAGGTGGAGATCTGTACCCGCGCCTACAATATTCTGGTCAATCAAGTGGGCTTCCCGCCGGAAGATATCATCTTCGATCCCAACATCTTTGCCATTGCCACGGGTATTGAAGAGCACGACAACTATGCGGTGGACTTTATCGAGGCCACGGCTGAGATTAAGCGTACCTTGCCCCACGCCATGATTTCCGGTGGCGTCTCCAACGTTTCATTCTCCTTCCGCGGCAATAATCCGGTGCGCGAAGCCATTCATGCAGTGTTCCTGTACCACGCCATTAAGGCGGGGATGGACATGGGCATTGTCAACGCAGGTCAATTGGCGATTTACGACGATATCGATAGTGAGCTGAAAGAAAAGGTTGAAGCCGTGGTGCTTAACCTGCCCTGCCAGGTGGCAGACTCTTCCAATACTGAGCAGTTGCTGGAGATAGCCGAAAAGTACCGTGGTGATGGCAGCGCGGGGCCTAAGAAAGAGGACCTTGCCTGGCGCGAGTGGCCGGTCAATAAACGTCTGGAGCATGCACTGGTCAAAGGCATTACCGAGTACATAGATAGTGACACCGAAGAGGCCCGTCAGCAGGCAAGTCGCCCGCTGGACGTGATTGAAGGTCCGCTGATGGATGGCATGAATGTGGTAGGCGACCTGTTTGGTTCAGGCAAAATGTTCCTGCCTCAGGTGGTGAAATCCGCACGGGTAATGAAGAAAGCTGTGGCCTACCTCAATCCCTTCCTTGAAGCTGAAAAAGCTGAAGCCGAAAAGGAAGGAGGCCAGAGCAATGGTAAGGTGCTGATGGTCACGGTGAAGGGCGATGTGCACGATATCGGCAAAAACATTGTTGGCGTGGTACTGGCCTGTAACGGCTATGAGGTGATCGACCTCGGCGTTATGGTGCCGGTGGAGAAAATCATTGAGGTGGCCAAGGCGGAGAAGGTCGACATTATTGGTATGTCGGGTCTTATCACCCCAAGCCTGGATGAGATGGTACACAATGTAAAAGCCTTCACCCGTGCAGATCTAACCATTCCCGCCATTATCGGCGGCGCCACCTGCTCGAAAATCCATACCGCGGTGAAGATTGCGCCCCATGCCCCCCATGGCGCCATCTATATTCCAGATGCCTCCCGTGCCGTGCCCATGGTCAGTAAGCTGATTAACAACCAAAGCCGTCAAGCCACCATAGATGCTATCTATGCGGAGTATGACGAAATGCGGGAAAAGCGCCTGTCTCAGGCCAAGCGCAAAGAGATTGTCTCCATTGAAGTGGCGCGGGAAAACCGGTGCCAGCTGGATTGGCAGACTCACTCGCCATTTAAACCAAAGCAGCTGGGCATTCAGGTATTTGACGACTACCCGCTTGAAGATCTGGTGAACCGTATCGACTGGACGCCATTCTTCCGCGCCTGGGAGCTGCATGGTCATTTCCCGCGGATTTTGGAAGATGAAGTGGTGGGTGAAGAGGCCCGCAAGCTATATGCGGACGCTAAAGTAATGCTGCAAACCATCATTGATGAGAAGTGGCTCACTGCCAAAGGCGTGATTGGGCTGTTCCCAGCCAATACCGTTCACCATGACGATATTGAGCTGTATACCGATGAGTCTCGCTCAGAGGTGCTGATGACCACTCACCACCTGCGTATGCAGATAGAACGTGTCGGCAATGACAACTTCTGCCTGGCGGACTTTGTCGCTCCCAAAGACTCAGGCGTGGCCGACTACACCGGCGGCTTTGCAGTGACTGCGGGACATGGCATTGATGAGCATCTTGAGCGCTTTGAAGCCAATCATGATGACTATAACGCTATTATGCTCAAAGTGTTGGCCGACCGTCTGGCAGAGGCGTTTGCCGAGCGCATGCACGAGCGCGTGCGTAAAGAATTCTGGGGCTATGCCGCCGAAGAAAACCTGGATAACGAAGCGCTTATCCGCGAGAAATACAAAGGCATACGTCCGGCACCAGGTTACCCGGCCTGCCCAGATCACACAGAAAAGGGCCTACTATGGCAGCTACTTAAGCCAGACGAGCGCATTAATTTAAGCATCACCGAGAGCTTTGCCATGTACCCGACTGCTGCAGTGAGTGGCTGGTACTTCGCTCACCCTAAATCCCGCTATTTTGGCGTCACTAATGTGGGCAGAGATCAGGTTGAGGATTATGCCGCCCGCAAAGGAATGAGTGTGAGTGAGGTGGAGAAGTGGCTGGCGCCAGTGTTGGATTATGATGTGGAATAAAAGTGACTCTGAGTCATCAGGTTCTTTAATCACTCTATCGGGGATAAAAACCAAAGCTCCATTGCGCGGCTTTGGTTTGTTGGGCTGGCGCCCAACACTGTGCTGTTAAACTCGCTGTCACAAAATAGCGGGAAACAGGCTGCCAGCCAATCAGTGGCTGTGGCTTTCGCATATCCCCACCTGTGACACGCTGCAAGTACATCCCTGTAAGCTCGACGACAGCAAATACGTCCCTGTAAAAGAGCCAGTTCGATATCCCTATCTCTCGTTTGTAATCACATGGCTTTGCCATACTCACCATGCTGTCGACGGCCACAGGCGGGGATATGCCAGAATTGGTGTTGTCTTAAAATGTAGTGTTATGCCTGTCCTGATTCTGTGTTGGCAAATTTCCAAGCTTCCCCCGTACTTGTCCAATCCCTTCTAGCAACTCCGGACGGGGACCGATGGAATCAGCCCCCTTCGTGTAACTAAGAAAGGAACATAAGCTAATTTGACTCTAATACAGATAATGTCATGTTAAAGAGTGAGCAACACAATACCAAAGCAACCGCATTCTTCCTTCAACACAAAACCAATACATAGTGAAAATACCACGCGTTGCGAATCCATCTTGAACATTTGTTAAGCGATTTTTCAATGAGCCACTTCTTTTACGACGAATTCGTAAAATTTAACGCCTTTGTCGTTTATAAATGCTCCACCTAAGTCGCCTACGTATGAACCTCCGGATGGCAACCTTAACAAACCAGACATTGCTAATGATTGAAAGTCAATTTCAGCACCTTTAGTCCAAACACTTCGCTTGTCTTCTTCTGAAGAAGCTGTATCCATACGAATTTTGTAATCGTAAAACTCTTTAAGTGTTTCCAACCCTTCAAATGGGTGGATTTGCTCGATACTAAACAAGAGCGAGTTGTACTCACGAATTGTAAATCTCTTGAACTTGAAAGTTTCGACAAACAATTTTCCTAGTAACTTCGCTTTCATTTCATTGTGATACCGATCAATGTAAACCATCGTATTTTCAATTATTTCATCAGTAACAGATGGCACATCCACGGCTTGACCAAGTAGAGCCATATCATTTCCAGTGAAGCTTTCAAGATTTACTTGTCCAATGAAACTTGAAAATTTCTTCATAAAAGCGGCACTTTGAATGGAGTTTTTTACGCCGATTGCAGTACAAATCCATTTAATAATTGGGATTTCTCTGAGAAGCTCTTGGTCTTTTGCTACCGTTTCAAGCACATTATCGAGACTCATTTCAGAGATATCAGCCCAAAATTCTTTTGCATTGTTTGATACTAGCTTTGAAACAAGGCTGTTATTTTTCTTATTATTCATAACTTACTCCGCCGCCTAACGTATGACATGGATTCCCCTACTTGCCAGAGCTTCAACACTGAGGTGTCACTCAAACTCAGGAGAGAGCCATGTCCAGTCCTATTTGTTATTACAGTGTCAATCAAGCTAAACACCGCCTCAGAATTCATAACATTGATAATAAAGCCAAAGTTATTTTTCACAAATCAGTTTCGCACCGCAAGCTTTTTGAAAGATATTTAAAGACAGTCACATCTTTTTAAACTTCAGCAATCCTTGGCAGAGCTTTAGGTTGTGATGGCTTTACTACCATCATTCGTAGTTAAAAAAGTAAGCCCCCCCTAGTGGCAATTGTTAGATGTTCAATACAATAAAAAGTAGGTTGTGTGCACAATTCCTTTTGCCTTCTTAATAACAAAAAAGACAGGAAATCCTGTCTTTTTTATCACCCGATAGTGAGGTGAAATGTGAGGCAAAATCGTTGTTATGGTGCGAGCCATCTGAAGCATGCGCCACCACTTTGGCAGCGATTCGCTGCGCGGCATGCTTTGGCATTATCGTAAGCGTAGTAATTTCTCCATTGCCAACCTGTGCCACTCCATCCTAAGTGCTGGCACTGGCCGGCATCCCACGGTCTGGTATTCCAGCGATAACATGCACCGCCTTGGTTACAGCGATTAACCCGTTCACAACGTTGCTTTGTGGTATACCAATAGGCGGCACGCGCGCCATTCCACATCCATTTACCATTGATCCATTGCAAATGTTCACAGCGGCCGTTGCTGGGCGGCACAGAATGTAGCAATGGCAGACTGGTCTGAATGGCATCCTGATTAGCCAGCTCACCATCATTTTCTACCACTGAGTGTTTTGGCGTTGCGCATTCGTGCCACTCTCCTTGTTCACTAAGGCAAAAACCATAACGCCGCAAGGTATCGAAATTATCTGTGCCTTCGGTTTCAAAACCAGATGACGTGTATAACCGTCCCCAGTTAACTGAGTTTTTCAAATTGGCATACAGGCGGTTACCGTTTAAGTCTTTAAAATGCACTAATGTGATCGGGGTTGAGCCATCATCATTGATCAATGACCACTTTAAACTGTTTTTAGTATCACTTGGGTAGGCTAAGCAGTTTTCCCATAGCGCCCAATCCCAAGAGCTGGTGCCATAAGCAACCTGATTAGATCCTAAACAGGTTAAACTGTTGCCGAATGACTGAAATGCACGCCCATAGTATTCCAAGCGAACAAGCCGTTTATTGTCATCGTCATAATAAGTTCTATTCAGGTAATTAATATTGGCATTATTATTTTGTGCGGTTGGATAATAACGCACATTACTTTGTTCAAAGTTCATGCCTATCTCAAACCAATTAGTGATTTCCTTTGAGGCATCAACAAAGAATCTTGATGGCATTCTCCCCGGGACCAGCACATGATCAAAACCACTATTATCTTTGCTCATCACGCCATAAAAATCTTTATCTTGAATATAAAGGGAAGGATTTTGCTGTGAATACAGGCGACCTTTACTGATAGTCCACTTTTGATAAAGATTAGCGCGGTCACAAGGCCAGAGTTGTACCCAATCCCATTGACTGCTGCCGCCAACAACATTTTCAGGGGCCGTAATACACATAGGAATACCGAAATCATCTTGTGGAAACGCAATTTGCCCACTTAAGGTAAACACGGCTCTTTGTGATATCGCGCTGTCACTACAATTATCGAGATAAAGGTATGTACGCGTGGCCAGTGCCGATGGCGTGCGCGCATTAGCTGGACGCAAGCAATATTCCGCCCCAGTATGGGTGCGAACCACAAGTTTACTGATGGTTGTTGGCAGTTGATCCGCGGTCACCTTTTTCACCGCATGCTTAGTGTAATTACAATGGGCAGCCGGTGGCGCAGCATTTGACGTATTATCGTCGATACGCAATCCCTGTTCATCAACGCCTGAGGCTCCCACACCAGCACAGTGAGTAGCATAGAGAGCTAACGCCGCGATGCTGGCAATGACCGGCTCTAGCTCTGTCGGCTCATACCCTAAGGCAGATGCGTTTTCCATGGTATCTCCCAGCATCGGATTCAGCACCTGACGCACCGGGCGCGGCGGGGCAATATAATGTGGATTTTCAACAACAGACCCAGGGCGGGTATCCGCTACATAACCATCAGCATCAATACTGAAGACATAACGGCTCGCGCGGACAATTTGCTGCACTGGAATACCATGTTGAATAATCCACTCATCAAGACTGCCATGATCATGTAATAGTAAACGCGCCAATCGCCTTGACTCAGGATCATCTGAATCTTCAACCGTTCCCCTTAACATCCAACGCATATCATAGGCATGCTGGGTTGGGGCCATCTGATAAATCCAATATGCAGGTAGCTGCATAACATCAAAACGAAACCGGCGAACAATCTCATTACCGAGATATCCATTCACCACCCCCGCCACAGAACCTGCCACAGACACCCAGTCAGAATTGCGCTCCCCTTCTTCTGCTGGCGCACAGCTATGGCCTGCGGCGTGACGAAGTGCACTCTCATCCGGGGTAACGCCCCGGGCCTGAGCCCAAGTTGAAAAACCTGGCCCAACGACACTAGCATCACCAAAAATCATCAATGGAGGGCGTTCATCAGCGCGGTAAAAATACTCTGGCGGGTCAGGGGCGTCATCTTCTGCTCGCAGCCCCAAAGAGAAAAAAATTATTTGAAATACAACAATTAAGATAGTTATATATTTCACGGCTAGCACTCTTTTTGATAAATTGCCCCGTGGGAATATTTAACATTAGCGAAACATCATTAGCAACAACTAATCCTAAGCATGGCCCGAAGCCATTCTAACCCAGACCTAATACAGCCCGAGGTTTAGATAACGCAGATCTGATAGTAAGAATATGAACAAGCTATTGTGCCGATAACCGCGATGACAAATAGCAAACACTGATTGTGCAATAAAAGTGGTATCTATGGGGCTAACGAGCTGCTGCAGATCATCTGCTCAGCCTGTACGTGGACAAGGGCGACAAGGGATAAATGAAAAGGCCATTGCGCTTTAATTGAAGGATATCTCTATCGCATTGTATGTACGAGGTAATCACTTATCTTCGTCAGCATATCCTGCCACTTCTATCACCTACGAATAGAATATCTCACCACAAACTATTGCTCCAACTTTGTTCACCCTCTACGCTTTAGTTAATCTAACAGGTAGCAGCACTATTTATCTGAAATCACCCAGAATAACCATATCAACGTCCTGCAAGCTGTCAGCTGGGAAAATAAAAATAATGAATATATTCAAATAAATATATTGAAAGCATCGTTAAATTAATAAATAAAACGCCCGTAAACACACAGGATTAAATGTTAAAACAGCCAAATATCATCACGTTATAAACAATCTCATCGAAGCATTCTGAATAAGGAGCATAAAATGAAGGTTAAGTCTTATTTTTTGTTATTACTGTTCCCGAGTGTACTGTCGGCTAATACGACTGAACCCACCATTGAAAGCAATCAGCTAAATGCAGACAAAGCCTTTACTACCCGGGTATGGACTGCAGATTATCTCGGACAATATCGCATTCCATCCTTATCAGAAACCAAACATAAAATTCTGCTGGCCTTTATTGAGAAGCGGGATCGGCAGGGTGATCAATCTGGTAATGATCTGGCGCTCAAACGTAGTTTAGATGAAGGTAAAACTTGGGGGAGTGAACAATTAATTTATGCTCAGGGTAATGATTCTATTAACAACCCTACCGTAGTAGTTGCTGATAATAATCTTATCACCATCATGTTTAATGTTATTCCCAAAGGCTATTCACTATTTTCAAATCTACCTAAAGGCTCGACCATTATTAAAGTTAAAGTGATGTACAGCAGTGATAATGGTGCCAGTTGGACAGATCCTATCGATATAACAGATAAAGTTGTGGCCCCTGACAGTTACTTAGTGAATGTTGGACCGGGCAACGGGGTAGCAATCGCTAATGGTCAATTCGCCGGACGAGTCGTAATGCCATCCTATGCAAAATATTCCCCGGGGCGGGATATTTCCAAAACCTATGCCTTATCAATTTATAACGACCGCATCTCGGAATTTATGGTTAATCCCGGCCAAAACTTGACTCAGCAACAAGCACTGGAATTAAGCGAATTCTGGGAAATCGGAAATACCAACAGCAGAAGTTTAGCCAATGAAATCGCCATCACTGAGTATGGTTTCAACGGTAAACTCTATTATCTCGCCCGGCAATATCAGGATAAGTCGGCTGGAGGCACTACCTATGATTCATCCTTTAATGGTGGATTTGACTGGCAAGCGAGAAATAAACAAATGTCTACGTTCCCATTTCGTACCCAGTCAGGGCTAGCCAAATTTGAAAGCGCCGATGCGCTGACCAACACCTATGTAATGACCACCCCAGTGGGCCCGTGGCGCTTCTCCAAAGGCCGAACTGATGGTCGCATTGTCGCCACCAAGCATAATGTGTTTGATAACCTCTCTTGGGTTGGCTCCAGATATCGCATCATCACTGACAGATTTTTTTCCAACTCCTCAGCCACCAAAATTTTTAGCCAATATTCACCCCAGCGCGTGGGCGTACTCTATGAAGGGAATGTCTCCAAAACGGAAAACAAGGTTGATTTTATCAACTTTTCCAGCATTGATTTAAATTACGTTCGCAGTGGCAAAAGCTACCGACGGCCATAATCTCAAGCAGATAACTTCACGCTTAGTTGCGCAGAGTCAGTTGACGTATTGCCACGGCTCTGTTCACTTTTATGATTATTCCACCCTATGGCTACAGCCCAACACTCACCAGCAAACTGTTAAACAACAAATACAATACTAATGCCCCATAAGCTTATTTTTACCGATCACAGTGCAGGAGCGCCAGCTCCCCAAGTTAACCACAACTGTCAGCCTAGCAACTATGGGATAACGCTACAGGTGAATTTATCTTTTTATGATATGCCTCTGGCACTTACCAATGGCAATGCTAGAATCGGCCTCTGACCCCATTGATCTTTGAGGATGCACTGTGAACCCGATTATTACCCTGTTAAAAGAGCACCATATCAGTGACGAACAAATCCAATCACTGTTTCAGAGCCTGACAGACAATCCGCTGATGGCTATGGCAACCCTGAGCCAACTGGGAATTCCCGCTGATAAAATGCAACAACTGATGGCGATGGTGATGCAGAACCCTGCGTTGATCAAAGAAGCCGTTGAAGAGCTGGGACTGGACTTTGCCAAAGTGGAAGCTGCTAAAGCCAAACTGCAACAAAACGCCTGATTTAAGTCGGCTTACGATTATGCTCCCGACCAGATGGCATATGCTATTGAGCCGGGGGCTACCATTGCCTACAATAGCCGCCTTTTTACTCATAGAAATAGACTTATGAACGCTACGACTTCTCAACCGGCACTGCCGGATCGCCTGTCAGTTAACCCTCGCAGCCAGTACTATGCTGCTGAATATTTTGAACACGATATCGGTATCAAAATCAACGGCAAAGAACGCTTCGACGTTGAAGAATACTGCATTAGCGAAGGCTGGGTTAAAGTGGCCTCCCGCAAGGCATTAGATCGCCGCGGCCAACCACTGATGATGACAGTAAAAGGTGAAGTAGAAGCTTTCTACAAATAAGCCTGACTGACCGACTCATCTGTCGGCAGACCCCGTCTGCCGCTTATCTTCATAACCTACCGCTATCTCTAATATCACTTTATACCCTTTACGCCTATCAACAAGCTCCCCCGCGACTGGTTCGTGCATAAAATAAAAACTCTGCCAAAACAGTCATAAAGACAGAATTGCTGACGTCACTAGCAAACGGCATTTCCTACCAGGCAATACAAATTGTTACAATGGCGATCAAAGTCGCAGATTTAACCGCCATAACTCCCTAGGATGTCAGCCGGTTAAGCGGTCCCTTTATTAGTTGATTCGCGCAAAAAAGCACCAATAAATTCTTACAATAACTGATTGGCTAGCATCATGTTTATCCAGTCTTCGTACCCTGTGCTCTGTCTAGAATCCAATTTAACACTACACAGGAAATGCCATGATAAACCGTAATCGTACGCTGCTGACATGGATCAGTTTTCTATCCTATGCCCTGACCGGGTCACTGATCATTGTGACCGGCATGGTGATGGGTAACATTGCCAGCTATTTCAACCTGCCTATATCCAGTATGAGTAATACTTTTACTTTTCTGAACACGGGTATTCTGATCTCTATTTTTCTTAACGTTTGGCTGATGGAAATTGTGCCGCTGAAACGTCAGTTAAGCTTCGGCTTCCTGCTGATGGTATTGGCCGTACTGGGATTGATGTTCGGCAAAAACCTGGCCATCTTCTCTGCCTGTATGTTTATCCTCGGGGTTATCAGCGGGATCACCATGTCAATTGGTACCTATCTGATCACCCATGAATACCAAGGTAAACAACGCGGTTCCCGTCTGCTGTTCACTGACTCTTTCTTCAGTATGGCCGGGATGATTTTCCCAATTATCTCTTCTCGTCTGTTGGCGCACCACTTTGAATGGTATTGGATTTACGCCTGTATTGGCCTGATTTATCTGGCTATCTTTGTGCTGGCTCAAATCTCTCAATTCCCAGCTTTAGACAAAAAGCCTGCTGTTACAGAACAAGCTCAGGAAAAAGAGTCTTGGGGACTGGGGGTTGTCTTCCTGTCGATTGCCGCGCTGGCCTATATTCTGGGTCAATTAAGCTTTATCAGCTGGGTACCACAATACGCGACAGAAACACTGAAAGTCTCTCTTGATAGCGCAGGTAATATGGTGAGCTACTTCTGGGGCGCTTACATGCTGGGAATGTGGTTCTTTAGTGCCGTACTGAAACACTTTGACCTGCAACGCTTTGTGATGGTTCTGGCCGCACTGGCTACCGTACTGATGTATTGGTTCAATGTGGATACCAATCCTCAGCATATGCTGTACGTCATTGCTCTGCTGGGCTTCTTCAGCAGTGCCATTTACACCACTATCATTACTCTGGGCTCACAACAGACCAGAAACGCATCGCCAAAACTGGTCAACTTTATCCTGCTGTGCGGTACCATCGGTACCATGTTGACCTTTGTGGTTACCAGCCCAATTGTGAAGCATTTCAGCTTCCATGCCTCACTGGTAACAGCAAATGCCTTGTATGCTCTGGTATTTGTCATGTGTCTGCTGACCGGCTTTGTGACTAAACACCGCATTTACGGTCACGCCACCAGCCATTAGTTGCTAAGCGCCTGCTGGCACAATAACGCCACTTGTTTGATACCAAAGGCTCGCCATTCGGCGGGCCTTTTTTATCCCTAACGTCAGCCAAATTGCTACACAATGTAAACGTATCAATTTCATTCATAGCCTTTTATCAACATAGCTGGATATACTCCTTGACGATGATTTTCCAATTAAAACAAGTACCCAAATCATACCCAAGGAGAACCACTCGTGAAGAAAGTTGGTATTTCACTGCTGTGCGCCATGCTGCCGCTGGCCTCTGCTGTGGCAGAAGAAAACAAGCCACTTTCGGTTGATGTGCTGTGGCAACTCAATCGTATCGGCAGTCCCATTATTTCCCCCGATGGCGAGCAGATTATTGCGCCAGTGACCCAATACAATGTCGATACAGATAAAGGCGCAACCCAGCTGTATCTGTTCAATGAAGATGGCAAAACCCAGCGACCACTGACAGTGGTAGGCATGCGAGTCAGTGAGCCGGTCTTCTCTCCCGATGGCAAGACCCTGGCCTTTATCAGTAAGCGTAATGATGACGAAGCTGGTCAGATTTATCTGCTGCCCATGGATGGCCCTGGTGAAGCCCAGCGCCTGACTGACGTGCCAACCGGTGTGTATGGTATCAAGTGGGTCGGCGAGCATATTTACTTTATCAGCCGCATCTACCCGGGCCAGAACTGGGATGAGATGGGTGAACAACTCAAAGCCGATAAGGATGACAAGGTATCGGCCCAGCAGTGGAATGCCCTGCCTTATTCTCATTTCGACCACTGGCTGGATGAGAACAAGCAAGCCCATGTTTTTCGTATTGCGGTCAAAGGTGGCGAGGTTGAAGCCATTACCCAGCCACTGAATATTGAGTTACCCCGTGCCTACCAAAGCGCTAGCAGCTATGACATTCACCCAGATGGCAAGCAAATTGCCTTTAACGCCAATGGTTGGGAAAACCAAGTTGACCCTAATATTGATATCTTTCTGGCCACAATCGGCAGTAACAACGCTGTTAACCTGACAGCAGAAAACCCGGCGCCGGATGCCAGTCCACAGTTTAGCCCTGACGGTGATACTTTAGCTTATA
This region of Shewanella sp. NFH-SH190041 genomic DNA includes:
- a CDS encoding DUF3297 family protein; protein product: MNATTSQPALPDRLSVNPRSQYYAAEYFEHDIGIKINGKERFDVEEYCISEGWVKVASRKALDRRGQPLMMTVKGEVEAFYK
- a CDS encoding DUF2999 domain-containing protein encodes the protein MNPIITLLKEHHISDEQIQSLFQSLTDNPLMAMATLSQLGIPADKMQQLMAMVMQNPALIKEAVEELGLDFAKVEAAKAKLQQNA
- the tsgA gene encoding MFS transporter TsgA, with translation MINRNRTLLTWISFLSYALTGSLIIVTGMVMGNIASYFNLPISSMSNTFTFLNTGILISIFLNVWLMEIVPLKRQLSFGFLLMVLAVLGLMFGKNLAIFSACMFILGVISGITMSIGTYLITHEYQGKQRGSRLLFTDSFFSMAGMIFPIISSRLLAHHFEWYWIYACIGLIYLAIFVLAQISQFPALDKKPAVTEQAQEKESWGLGVVFLSIAALAYILGQLSFISWVPQYATETLKVSLDSAGNMVSYFWGAYMLGMWFFSAVLKHFDLQRFVMVLAALATVLMYWFNVDTNPQHMLYVIALLGFFSSAIYTTIITLGSQQTRNASPKLVNFILLCGTIGTMLTFVVTSPIVKHFSFHASLVTANALYALVFVMCLLTGFVTKHRIYGHATSH
- the metH gene encoding methionine synthase; translation: MAAVQQPATLLNLKHANDSADNAVGCRQRQSRTTALHAALKQRILLLDGAMGTMIQQHKLEEADYRGDRFSDWHCDVKGNNDLLVLSQPQLIRDIHKEYLLAGADILETNTFNATTIAMADYDMQSLSAEINREGARLAREVANEITAKTGIQRYVAGVLGPTNRTCSISPNVNNPGFRNVHFDDLVEAYTESTTALIEGGADIILVETIFDTLNAKAALFAIEGVFDALGFKLPVMISGTITDASGRTLTGQTTEAFYNSLRHINPISVGLNCALGPKELRPYVEELHRISQCAISAHPNAGLPNEFGGYDETPKQMAEVISEWAEAGMLNIVGGCCGTTPEHIRVIRKAIDHFAPRIAPDIPVACRLSGLEPCTIEANSLFVNVGERTNVTGSARFLKLIKEGMYETALEVARDQVENGAQIIDINMDEGMLDGVEVMTTVLNLIASEPDISRVPVMIDSSKWEVLEAGLKCIQGKGIVNSISLKEGEEIFIKQAKLIKRYGAATIVMAFDETGQADTRERKVEICTRAYNILVNQVGFPPEDIIFDPNIFAIATGIEEHDNYAVDFIEATAEIKRTLPHAMISGGVSNVSFSFRGNNPVREAIHAVFLYHAIKAGMDMGIVNAGQLAIYDDIDSELKEKVEAVVLNLPCQVADSSNTEQLLEIAEKYRGDGSAGPKKEDLAWREWPVNKRLEHALVKGITEYIDSDTEEARQQASRPLDVIEGPLMDGMNVVGDLFGSGKMFLPQVVKSARVMKKAVAYLNPFLEAEKAEAEKEGGQSNGKVLMVTVKGDVHDIGKNIVGVVLACNGYEVIDLGVMVPVEKIIEVAKAEKVDIIGMSGLITPSLDEMVHNVKAFTRADLTIPAIIGGATCSKIHTAVKIAPHAPHGAIYIPDASRAVPMVSKLINNQSRQATIDAIYAEYDEMREKRLSQAKRKEIVSIEVARENRCQLDWQTHSPFKPKQLGIQVFDDYPLEDLVNRIDWTPFFRAWELHGHFPRILEDEVVGEEARKLYADAKVMLQTIIDEKWLTAKGVIGLFPANTVHHDDIELYTDESRSEVLMTTHHLRMQIERVGNDNFCLADFVAPKDSGVADYTGGFAVTAGHGIDEHLERFEANHDDYNAIMLKVLADRLAEAFAERMHERVRKEFWGYAAEENLDNEALIREKYKGIRPAPGYPACPDHTEKGLLWQLLKPDERINLSITESFAMYPTAAVSGWYFAHPKSRYFGVTNVGRDQVEDYAARKGMSVSEVEKWLAPVLDYDVE
- a CDS encoding exo-alpha-sialidase → MKVKSYFLLLLFPSVLSANTTEPTIESNQLNADKAFTTRVWTADYLGQYRIPSLSETKHKILLAFIEKRDRQGDQSGNDLALKRSLDEGKTWGSEQLIYAQGNDSINNPTVVVADNNLITIMFNVIPKGYSLFSNLPKGSTIIKVKVMYSSDNGASWTDPIDITDKVVAPDSYLVNVGPGNGVAIANGQFAGRVVMPSYAKYSPGRDISKTYALSIYNDRISEFMVNPGQNLTQQQALELSEFWEIGNTNSRSLANEIAITEYGFNGKLYYLARQYQDKSAGGTTYDSSFNGGFDWQARNKQMSTFPFRTQSGLAKFESADALTNTYVMTTPVGPWRFSKGRTDGRIVATKHNVFDNLSWVGSRYRIITDRFFSNSSATKIFSQYSPQRVGVLYEGNVSKTENKVDFINFSSIDLNYVRSGKSYRRP
- a CDS encoding DUF1561 family protein gives rise to the protein MKYITILIVVFQIIFFSLGLRAEDDAPDPPEYFYRADERPPLMIFGDASVVGPGFSTWAQARGVTPDESALRHAAGHSCAPAEEGERNSDWVSVAGSVAGVVNGYLGNEIVRRFRFDVMQLPAYWIYQMAPTQHAYDMRWMLRGTVEDSDDPESRRLARLLLHDHGSLDEWIIQHGIPVQQIVRASRYVFSIDADGYVADTRPGSVVENPHYIAPPRPVRQVLNPMLGDTMENASALGYEPTELEPVIASIAALALYATHCAGVGASGVDEQGLRIDDNTSNAAPPAAHCNYTKHAVKKVTADQLPTTISKLVVRTHTGAEYCLRPANARTPSALATRTYLYLDNCSDSAISQRAVFTLSGQIAFPQDDFGIPMCITAPENVVGGSSQWDWVQLWPCDRANLYQKWTISKGRLYSQQNPSLYIQDKDFYGVMSKDNSGFDHVLVPGRMPSRFFVDASKEITNWFEIGMNFEQSNVRYYPTAQNNNANINYLNRTYYDDDNKRLVRLEYYGRAFQSFGNSLTCLGSNQVAYGTSSWDWALWENCLAYPSDTKNSLKWSLINDDGSTPITLVHFKDLNGNRLYANLKNSVNWGRLYTSSGFETEGTDNFDTLRRYGFCLSEQGEWHECATPKHSVVENDGELANQDAIQTSLPLLHSVPPSNGRCEHLQWINGKWMWNGARAAYWYTTKQRCERVNRCNQGGACYRWNTRPWDAGQCQHLGWSGTGWQWRNYYAYDNAKACRAANRCQSGGACFRWLAP